A single region of the candidate division WOR-3 bacterium genome encodes:
- a CDS encoding toll/interleukin-1 receptor domain-containing protein produces MLATSARPLDIAARSVTISVNEAARGQCRSADGALRGRGHWLAGPGPNRPHAADWRPSGEVELRSRTPNLTKSEGYQPHVVIPYNYADHEFASKLTAALRHDRITPWIDDVDMSAGVLLVSRITQAVRPVDCIVPVISTVSVGSGWVTHDLGVIMTRSFCGRRVRVLPARIDDCALPDLLASRPYFDFHRNGWSVAYDDLLVAVHQRTAPNVAPVAPASFRLPRPARLT; encoded by the coding sequence ATCCTGGCCACCTCCGCCCGCCCGCTTGACATCGCGGCCCGGTCGGTTACCATCTCGGTGAATGAGGCGGCCCGCGGCCAATGTCGATCGGCAGATGGCGCACTACGCGGCCGAGGCCACTGGTTGGCCGGACCGGGTCCCAACAGACCTCATGCGGCTGATTGGCGCCCTTCCGGGGAGGTGGAATTGCGCTCACGCACTCCGAATCTCACCAAGTCAGAGGGCTACCAGCCCCACGTCGTCATACCGTACAACTACGCGGACCATGAGTTCGCCAGCAAGCTGACCGCGGCGCTGCGCCACGACCGAATCACTCCCTGGATTGACGACGTCGACATGTCGGCGGGCGTGCTCCTGGTCAGTCGCATAACGCAGGCGGTCCGGCCCGTGGACTGCATCGTACCCGTTATCTCCACCGTCTCAGTCGGGTCAGGCTGGGTCACGCACGACCTGGGAGTGATCATGACGAGGAGTTTCTGCGGACGGCGCGTGCGGGTGCTGCCGGCGAGAATCGACGACTGCGCTCTGCCTGACCTCCTCGCGTCCCGACCGTACTTCGACTTCCACCGCAACGGCTGGAGTGTGGCCTATGACGACCTGCTGGTCGCCGTCCACCAACGCACCGCCCCGAACGTAGCGCCGGTGGCGCCGGCTTCCTTTCGCCTTCCGCGACCAGCGCGTCTGACGTAG